From the genome of Candidatus Electrothrix communis, one region includes:
- the pheA gene encoding prephenate dehydratase, whose amino-acid sequence MDEQKTISQVRQRIDEIDDTVLSLLKERLDCAHRIGALKKESSRSTWDPRREREIYERLLADNGEKFPEKAVKSIFHEIITACRLAQKSIEVAFLGPEATFTHLAGVKFFGQTAEYKALESIDEVFHEVEKGRVPYGIVPVENSIEGAVFSTLDSFMKYRVKICGELRLPIRHNLVCQSGDIKDIQTVASHYQPLAQCREWLRKHMADVPTLEVFSTAGAAQMAANNPNIGAIASDLAVKTYNVHVAVSGIEDYQGNTTRFLVIGRQSPTLSGSDKTSLLLGMADRPGALNEALTVLSAKGINLAKIESRPIKGKQWKYLFFMDLVGHIEEPAIKEGCSILQQICAHYEWLGSYPKAESSEAVGEHV is encoded by the coding sequence ATGGATGAACAGAAGACCATATCCCAGGTTCGACAGCGGATTGACGAGATAGACGATACCGTACTGAGCCTGCTCAAGGAACGCCTTGACTGTGCCCACAGGATCGGTGCGTTGAAAAAAGAATCATCACGCTCAACCTGGGATCCCCGCCGTGAGCGTGAAATTTATGAGCGACTACTGGCTGATAACGGAGAAAAGTTTCCTGAAAAGGCCGTGAAAAGCATCTTTCACGAGATCATCACCGCCTGTCGACTGGCCCAGAAGAGCATAGAAGTGGCCTTTCTCGGCCCAGAAGCCACCTTTACCCATTTGGCCGGGGTGAAGTTTTTCGGGCAGACTGCTGAGTACAAAGCCTTGGAGTCTATTGACGAGGTTTTTCACGAGGTGGAAAAGGGCAGGGTGCCATATGGCATTGTGCCGGTAGAAAACTCCATTGAAGGGGCGGTTTTTTCCACTCTGGACTCGTTCATGAAGTATCGGGTCAAGATTTGCGGCGAACTACGCCTGCCTATCCGTCATAATCTGGTCTGTCAATCCGGTGATATTAAGGATATCCAGACCGTGGCCTCCCATTATCAGCCCCTGGCCCAATGCCGGGAATGGTTGCGTAAACATATGGCGGATGTGCCCACCCTGGAAGTTTTTTCCACAGCCGGGGCAGCCCAAATGGCGGCCAATAATCCCAATATCGGTGCCATTGCCAGTGATTTGGCTGTTAAGACCTATAATGTTCATGTGGCGGTGAGTGGGATTGAGGATTATCAAGGTAATACCACCCGCTTCCTGGTGATAGGGCGACAATCCCCGACCCTAAGCGGCTCAGATAAAACCTCCCTGCTGCTCGGTATGGCGGATCGGCCCGGTGCCCTCAACGAGGCTTTGACCGTGCTGTCAGCCAAGGGGATCAACCTGGCTAAGATCGAATCTCGGCCCATTAAGGGCAAGCAGTGGAAATACCTGTTCTTCATGGACCTGGTCGGTCATATTGAGGAGCCTGCCATTAAGGAGGGTTGTTCTATTCTCCAGCAGATCTGTGCTCATTATGAGTGGCTGGGTTCTTACCCCAAGGCTGAGAGCAGCGAGGCGGTGGGTGAACATGTCTAA
- a CDS encoding CZB domain-containing protein yields MDKTEVMTTLKLAAVSHRAWLSNAQALIEGVPLDKDKVPVSATECEFGKWFYGDGQRLRTLPGFQEIEKPHDNLHQTYAEIFTLLYGEESKKPSLFSRLIGSAQKAAAEKREAAKVKSLILKDHSTEVVDQLEQLQRMINEMEEEQLSSYLS; encoded by the coding sequence ATGGATAAGACAGAAGTGATGACGACTTTGAAACTCGCTGCGGTTTCCCATCGGGCATGGCTCAGCAATGCCCAGGCATTAATAGAAGGTGTTCCTCTGGATAAGGATAAGGTGCCGGTCAGCGCAACCGAGTGTGAATTTGGGAAATGGTTTTATGGCGACGGGCAGCGACTAAGAACTCTACCAGGCTTTCAAGAAATTGAAAAACCGCATGACAATCTTCATCAAACCTATGCGGAAATATTTACCCTCCTCTATGGCGAGGAGAGCAAGAAGCCGTCATTGTTCAGCAGGCTCATCGGAAGTGCGCAGAAGGCTGCTGCGGAAAAGCGGGAAGCAGCAAAGGTGAAATCACTGATTCTGAAAGATCATTCCACCGAGGTCGTAGATCAGCTGGAGCAGCTGCAAAGAATGATCAATGAGATGGAAGAGGAGCAGTTGTCCAGCTATCTGTCCTGA
- a CDS encoding YitT family protein → MRTDGNPQALFLSPWQVIRDIGLLCLGGILCAVGVNSILIPHNFVTGGITGVALIVYKIFPSLDPGMIYLLLNLPLFALAWMVVGRRFFVYSILGTVALSVSLLFFHFDLHIEDRMLNALLAGVILGVGAGLCLKTSGSQGGTDMLSVVLLKRFSIKIGNTLMVLNGLVLLLISVYYSIEAVLYTMIVVVVSSKVINLVVVGLSQRKAVFIISRHWDDISREILKDIRRGVTIIKGEGGYSRKEEKILYTVVQLTEIGTLKRLVHGIDPDAFVVISDTQEVINYRIGNQPHW, encoded by the coding sequence ATGCGTACAGACGGTAATCCACAGGCCCTGTTTCTTTCTCCTTGGCAGGTTATTCGAGATATCGGGTTACTCTGCCTTGGCGGTATTCTTTGTGCCGTCGGGGTCAACAGTATTCTGATTCCTCATAATTTTGTCACCGGAGGGATCACCGGCGTCGCCCTGATTGTCTATAAAATATTCCCTTCCCTTGATCCGGGGATGATTTATCTTCTTCTTAATCTGCCGCTTTTCGCTCTGGCCTGGATGGTGGTGGGACGACGTTTTTTTGTCTACAGTATTTTAGGCACTGTTGCGCTCAGTGTGTCCCTGCTGTTTTTTCATTTTGATCTCCATATCGAAGACCGGATGCTGAATGCCTTGCTGGCCGGAGTGATTCTCGGGGTTGGCGCGGGACTCTGTCTGAAAACCTCGGGCTCGCAGGGGGGCACGGATATGCTTTCCGTTGTCCTGCTGAAACGATTTTCCATCAAGATCGGTAATACCTTGATGGTGCTTAACGGTCTTGTTCTTCTCCTGATTTCTGTTTATTATTCCATTGAGGCGGTTCTGTACACCATGATAGTTGTTGTTGTCAGCTCCAAGGTGATTAATCTGGTGGTGGTCGGTCTCAGTCAGCGCAAGGCGGTTTTTATTATTTCGCGCCATTGGGATGATATTTCTCGGGAAATCCTCAAGGATATCCGACGCGGCGTGACCATCATCAAAGGGGAGGGCGGATACAGCCGGAAGGAAGAAAAGATTCTCTACACAGTTGTCCAGCTGACGGAAATCGGCACGCTCAAGCGGCTCGTTCACGGGATTGATCCTGATGCCTTTGTGGTGATTAGCGATACCCAGGAGGTCATTAATTACAGGATCGGGAATCAGCCGCATTGGTAA
- a CDS encoding homocysteine biosynthesis protein, whose translation MSDPKQESKFEVNKTYAEINARIKAGEAVVVTADEMVDIVRQEGPVEAARRVDVVTTGTFSTMCSSGAFLNFGQTNPTIKAQKVWINKVSTYAGLAAIDIYLGATEPAKDDPLNQVYPGEFRYGGGHIIEDLVAGKAVQLEAEAYPTDCYANTKCKKEITLAEMPHALLCNPRNGYQNYNCAVNLSEKIVYTYMGTLKPNCRNANYCSAGQLSPLLNDPLYRTIGIGTRIFLGGGVGYVTFQGSQHNPGAPRGENGVPTRPAGTIMVQGDLKQMSAEWLRGVSLRGYGSSLAVGLGIPIPILNEEMARFTGVSDEEIFTHVVDYGHDYTNGIARHYGKVSYAQLKSGEIEVAGKKVPTAPLSSLPGARKIAETLKQWIQEGKFHLGEPVDYFPSADFSFNPEE comes from the coding sequence ATGAGCGATCCGAAGCAAGAGAGCAAATTTGAGGTAAATAAAACCTACGCGGAAATCAACGCCCGAATCAAGGCGGGTGAAGCCGTGGTGGTCACAGCAGACGAGATGGTTGATATTGTCCGGCAAGAAGGTCCTGTAGAGGCAGCCCGACGAGTCGACGTGGTCACGACAGGTACCTTTTCTACGATGTGTTCCTCAGGTGCATTTCTTAACTTCGGTCAGACCAATCCTACCATCAAGGCGCAAAAGGTCTGGATCAACAAGGTATCCACCTATGCTGGGCTCGCAGCCATTGATATTTATCTGGGCGCAACTGAACCGGCAAAAGACGACCCACTCAATCAAGTCTATCCGGGTGAATTCCGTTACGGCGGCGGCCATATCATCGAAGATCTGGTGGCTGGCAAAGCAGTGCAGCTGGAGGCAGAGGCCTATCCCACGGACTGTTACGCCAACACCAAGTGTAAAAAAGAGATCACCCTGGCCGAGATGCCCCATGCCCTGCTCTGCAACCCCCGCAACGGGTACCAAAACTATAACTGCGCGGTTAATCTCTCGGAAAAAATTGTCTATACCTATATGGGCACCCTGAAACCCAATTGCCGCAATGCCAATTATTGCAGCGCGGGCCAGCTCAGCCCCTTGCTCAATGACCCCCTCTACCGGACCATCGGTATCGGCACCCGTATTTTTCTCGGCGGCGGTGTGGGCTATGTAACCTTCCAGGGGTCCCAGCATAATCCCGGCGCACCGCGTGGCGAAAACGGGGTTCCAACCAGACCGGCAGGCACTATAATGGTCCAGGGCGACCTGAAACAGATGTCAGCAGAGTGGCTCCGTGGGGTCAGCCTCCGGGGTTACGGCAGCTCCCTTGCTGTAGGCCTTGGAATACCGATCCCCATCCTCAACGAGGAAATGGCCCGTTTCACCGGGGTCTCGGACGAAGAGATCTTCACCCATGTGGTGGACTACGGTCATGATTACACCAACGGTATTGCCCGCCATTACGGCAAAGTCAGCTATGCCCAACTTAAGAGCGGTGAGATAGAAGTGGCAGGCAAAAAGGTGCCGACCGCCCCGCTCTCCTCTCTGCCGGGAGCCCGCAAAATTGCCGAGACCCTGAAGCAATGGATTCAGGAAGGAAAATTTCATCTTGGCGAACCGGTTGATTATTTCCCAAGCGCTGACTTTTCTTTTAACCCGGAGGAGTAA
- the larE gene encoding ATP-dependent sacrificial sulfur transferase LarE produces MKNKVEQLRRLLSGFDRVGIAFSGGVDSSFLLRSALDALGQDRVLVLHARSCLQKKQEQKSVDTWAERQGYPAAAIQQRIINIEPLNWADFIANPKNRCYFCKKRLYTLFLKHLHQEGITTLIDGTNADDLHQGETGRPGLQALVELGIRTPLADCRLDKKTIRALSRNLGLDTADLPSSSCLATRLPHGMPITAERLIKVAALEQVLEENSFAGCRVRLNTNAEETVFVQLQKSHLQQFHSDSMRKHIVNQLKKKGVLKIFLDLEGR; encoded by the coding sequence TTGAAAAACAAGGTCGAACAGCTCCGTCGTCTCCTCTCCGGTTTTGACCGGGTGGGAATAGCCTTTTCCGGCGGAGTCGACTCCTCGTTTCTCCTTCGCTCCGCCCTTGATGCCCTGGGGCAGGACAGAGTATTGGTGCTCCATGCCCGCTCCTGTCTTCAGAAAAAACAGGAGCAGAAAAGTGTCGATACTTGGGCGGAACGACAAGGATACCCGGCAGCTGCAATCCAACAGCGGATCATCAATATAGAACCGCTTAATTGGGCTGACTTTATTGCCAACCCGAAAAATCGTTGCTATTTCTGCAAGAAGCGCTTGTACACCCTTTTCCTGAAACACCTGCATCAGGAAGGTATAACTACCCTTATCGACGGGACCAATGCTGATGATCTGCACCAAGGGGAAACTGGCCGTCCCGGCCTACAGGCTCTTGTCGAACTCGGCATCCGCACCCCCTTGGCGGACTGCAGGCTGGACAAGAAGACAATTCGGGCATTGAGCCGAAACCTAGGACTGGACACCGCAGACCTTCCTTCATCGTCATGCCTTGCCACCAGACTTCCTCATGGAATGCCCATTACGGCAGAGCGACTTATAAAGGTTGCGGCTCTGGAGCAGGTGCTGGAGGAGAACAGTTTTGCCGGATGCCGAGTTCGCCTGAACACAAACGCTGAAGAAACTGTTTTTGTACAGTTACAGAAAAGTCATCTTCAGCAATTCCACTCTGATTCCATGAGAAAGCATATTGTCAATCAGCTCAAAAAGAAGGGTGTTCTCAAGATTTTTCTTGACTTAGAAGGACGTTGA
- a CDS encoding HU family DNA-binding protein: MNKKELVEAMAGAADISKSAAEKALNGMLMSITEALSDGDKVTLVGFGTFSTANRAARQAKNPQTGAVMEIPAKTVAKFKPGSKLSEAVK; encoded by the coding sequence ATGAACAAAAAAGAATTGGTTGAGGCTATGGCCGGAGCAGCTGACATCAGCAAATCAGCAGCAGAAAAAGCGCTCAATGGTATGCTGATGAGTATTACAGAGGCTCTTTCCGACGGTGATAAAGTCACACTGGTCGGATTCGGCACATTTTCCACTGCCAACCGTGCAGCACGACAGGCGAAAAATCCTCAGACAGGCGCTGTCATGGAAATTCCTGCCAAAACAGTGGCTAAGTTCAAGCCGGGCAGCAAGCTCTCCGAGGCTGTCAAATAA
- the rfbB gene encoding dTDP-glucose 4,6-dehydratase — protein MKKKNMAKTVLVTGGCGFIGANFVRLILETRQDWRVINLDKLTYAGNLHNLEDVSGHPNYRFVRGDICDQTLLDNLFSEEQIDTVVHFAAESHVDRSITGPAEFIRTNITGTFTLLEAAKKQWLDNGQKNDQCRFLHVSTDEVYGSLGATGFFTEQTSYDPRSPYSASKASSDHLVRAYFHTYGLPILITNCSNNYGPYQFPEKLIPLVLNNGMQGKELPVYGDGGNVRDWLYVQDHCEAIVQVVEQGRRGEAYNIGGHNEKNNLQVVELLCDMLDKKLGLLPSGKARRSLITFVKDRLGHDRRYAIDADKIDQELGWTPKYTFEQGIEKTVTWYLDNQEWMESVMDGSYQEYYAKMYGK, from the coding sequence ATGAAAAAAAAGAACATGGCTAAAACAGTACTAGTTACAGGGGGCTGTGGCTTTATCGGCGCAAACTTTGTTCGCCTCATCCTTGAGACACGCCAGGACTGGCGAGTTATTAATCTCGACAAATTGACCTATGCCGGAAATCTGCATAACCTTGAGGACGTAAGCGGACACCCCAACTATCGTTTTGTCCGAGGTGACATCTGCGACCAAACCCTTTTGGACAACCTCTTTTCGGAAGAGCAGATTGATACGGTGGTTCATTTTGCTGCCGAGTCCCATGTTGATCGCTCCATAACCGGGCCAGCCGAATTCATCCGAACGAATATCACCGGTACTTTTACCCTGCTTGAGGCGGCCAAAAAGCAATGGTTGGATAACGGGCAAAAAAATGATCAATGCCGCTTTCTCCACGTGAGCACGGATGAGGTCTATGGCTCCCTGGGAGCAACCGGTTTTTTCACAGAACAAACCTCGTATGATCCCCGCTCACCCTATTCCGCTTCCAAAGCATCCTCGGATCATCTGGTGCGGGCCTATTTCCACACCTATGGCCTACCTATTCTGATTACCAACTGTTCTAATAATTATGGTCCTTATCAATTCCCTGAGAAATTGATTCCCTTGGTGCTCAATAACGGCATGCAGGGAAAAGAACTCCCGGTCTACGGGGACGGGGGCAATGTGCGCGACTGGCTCTATGTGCAGGACCATTGTGAAGCCATTGTCCAAGTCGTGGAGCAAGGAAGACGAGGAGAGGCCTATAATATCGGCGGGCATAACGAAAAAAATAATCTCCAGGTTGTAGAGCTCCTCTGCGATATGCTCGATAAAAAGCTCGGCCTGCTTCCTTCTGGCAAAGCAAGGCGTTCTTTAATCACCTTTGTAAAAGACCGCCTTGGTCATGATCGTCGCTATGCCATCGATGCGGATAAAATTGATCAGGAGCTCGGATGGACACCAAAATACACCTTTGAACAGGGAATTGAAAAAACCGTCACTTGGTATCTCGATAATCAGGAATGGATGGAATCAGTTATGGATGGTTCCTACCAGGAATACTATGCAAAGATGTACGGTAAATAA
- the rfbC gene encoding dTDP-4-dehydrorhamnose 3,5-epimerase, whose protein sequence is MKVRATSIPDVLIIEPKVFGDDRGFFFESFNQHRWQEATGLKTTFVQHNHSSSGKNVLRGLHYQLRQPQGKLVRVIAGEVFDVAVDLRKDSPTFGQWAGEYLSAENKKQFWVPEGFAHGFLVLSEKAEFFYLATDYYAPESERAIIWNDPDLSIDWPLQGEPCLSAKDSTASSFQDADLY, encoded by the coding sequence ATGAAGGTACGAGCAACATCAATCCCGGACGTCCTTATTATTGAACCCAAGGTCTTTGGCGACGACCGGGGCTTTTTCTTCGAGAGTTTCAATCAGCATCGCTGGCAGGAAGCAACCGGCCTGAAGACTACTTTTGTTCAGCACAATCATTCTTCATCTGGCAAAAATGTTCTGCGAGGCCTCCATTATCAACTTCGGCAGCCACAGGGAAAACTGGTGCGGGTTATTGCAGGTGAGGTTTTTGACGTGGCCGTGGATCTGCGTAAAGACTCTCCTACTTTCGGGCAATGGGCAGGTGAGTACCTTTCCGCTGAAAATAAAAAACAATTCTGGGTGCCGGAAGGTTTTGCCCACGGCTTCCTTGTCCTTTCTGAAAAAGCTGAGTTTTTCTATTTGGCGACAGATTATTATGCACCGGAGTCTGAGCGAGCTATTATCTGGAACGATCCTGATCTCAGCATCGACTGGCCTCTTCAGGGTGAGCCTTGCCTGTCTGCAAAAGACAGCACTGCCAGCTCATTTCAAGATGCGGATTTGTATTAA
- a CDS encoding prepilin-type N-terminal cleavage/methylation domain-containing protein — MKLNNLRTQANEKGFTLIELMIVIAIIGILAAVAIPNFIEYKNKSYCTATVNDVGAISGALADYFAISTNTTASTSLIPPVAVGSRPQLLVGDANSDGTGYRANTLLLSASTTFSTSAAPPAAVSPGAAAAGAYRVGSNYVIWAEEGAGNCPVKVTSSDTHWIDPATLGTAATPVGGTAGGPRLPLPSSIAFFKTL, encoded by the coding sequence ATGAAACTGAATAACTTAAGAACCCAAGCAAACGAAAAAGGTTTTACCTTGATTGAGCTGATGATCGTTATCGCTATCATCGGTATTTTGGCAGCAGTTGCGATCCCAAACTTTATTGAGTACAAGAACAAGTCTTATTGTACTGCAACCGTCAATGATGTAGGTGCAATCAGTGGTGCCTTGGCTGACTATTTTGCTATCTCCACCAACACGACAGCCTCAACCAGCCTTATCCCACCGGTAGCTGTAGGTAGCCGTCCACAACTCCTTGTCGGTGATGCGAATAGTGATGGTACCGGTTATAGGGCTAATACCCTGCTTTTGTCCGCTTCCACAACCTTTTCTACTTCCGCTGCTCCTCCGGCAGCAGTTAGCCCTGGTGCAGCTGCAGCTGGTGCATATCGAGTTGGATCCAATTATGTCATCTGGGCTGAAGAAGGTGCAGGTAACTGTCCCGTTAAAGTAACCAGTTCTGATACTCACTGGATTGACCCTGCTACGTTAGGTACCGCCGCTACTCCTGTTGGCGGAACTGCAGGTGGCCCACGTCTGCCATTGCCTTCCTCAATCGCTTTCTTCAAGACCCTGTAA
- a CDS encoding tetratricopeptide repeat protein yields MTALLVLLLLLGTLVRNKVWLTEQSLWADSLKKAPNSTGPYINLGLYYLVQENNLQKAFRLNQLSLEKHSATPWKSRFWAYQNMGYIMKLIGNYDKALQLYNHALSESKDTPYGKYNAPLLSIKAQVLWLTGEKHEAMGIMSGLTVARPGQMKYLQQYGEMLIGMNSVNEGMAMLQQVLDGSNIRSKEYRNSLLDFALVYARLGFAEKSFFYINFAHVLDVPTVPSLLCFVEASILAKEEDKADNAITQLLLEITWAEFIAILEKNQQTLQFSP; encoded by the coding sequence TTGACAGCTTTACTCGTTCTATTATTACTCTTAGGCACTCTGGTAAGAAATAAAGTCTGGCTGACCGAACAATCACTCTGGGCAGATTCTCTGAAAAAAGCACCGAATAGTACTGGTCCTTATATCAACCTTGGACTCTATTACTTAGTACAAGAAAATAACCTGCAAAAGGCGTTTAGACTTAATCAGCTTTCACTGGAAAAACACAGTGCCACCCCTTGGAAAAGCAGATTTTGGGCTTATCAGAATATGGGTTATATCATGAAACTGATAGGGAATTATGATAAGGCTTTACAGCTCTATAACCATGCTCTTTCCGAATCAAAAGACACTCCCTACGGTAAATATAATGCACCACTCCTGTCTATTAAAGCACAGGTATTGTGGCTGACTGGAGAGAAGCACGAGGCCATGGGGATCATGAGCGGCCTTACAGTGGCAAGGCCTGGGCAGATGAAATATCTTCAGCAGTACGGAGAAATGCTTATCGGCATGAACAGTGTTAATGAAGGAATGGCTATGTTGCAGCAGGTTCTTGACGGCTCAAATATAAGGAGTAAGGAATACAGAAATTCGCTGCTTGATTTTGCCCTAGTATATGCCAGATTAGGCTTTGCAGAAAAATCTTTTTTTTATATAAACTTTGCCCATGTTCTCGATGTGCCTACCGTGCCGAGCTTATTGTGCTTTGTAGAAGCTAGCATACTAGCAAAAGAAGAGGATAAAGCAGATAACGCCATAACTCAACTACTTTTAGAGATAACTTGGGCGGAGTTTATAGCTATTTTAGAAAAAAATCAACAAACACTCCAGTTCTCCCCTTGA
- the rffA gene encoding dTDP-4-amino-4,6-dideoxygalactose transaminase: protein MPIPFNKPFIVGKELYYIAQAVLEGHIAGDGLFTQKCHALLEKKFNASKVLLTHSCTAALEIAALLCDIQPGDEVIIPSFTFVSTANAFCLRGAKPVFVDIRRDTLNINEELIEQAITERTKVIIPVHYAGVGCEMDRIMDIARRHNLFVVEDAAQGVSSQYNGKYLGTIGDLGTYSFHETKNFISGEGGALVINNERFIERAEIIREKGTNRSKFFRGEVDKYTWVDLGSSFLPSEIVAAFLYAQLEHMEAINRRRQKIFDYYQQALQPLANQGILQLPHIPSTCTCNNHLFYLILPDEQTRNELMDYLKAVGIHAVFHYLPLHLSSTGRLFSEKNAQLPVTEYISACLLRLPFYYGLARQDQKKIIEKIKNFFNS from the coding sequence ATGCCAATACCATTCAACAAACCATTCATTGTTGGTAAAGAGCTCTACTATATTGCGCAAGCAGTCCTAGAAGGGCATATTGCAGGGGATGGTTTATTTACTCAGAAATGCCATGCCCTTCTGGAAAAAAAATTCAACGCGTCAAAAGTTCTTCTCACCCATTCTTGCACAGCGGCATTAGAAATAGCGGCCCTCCTCTGTGATATTCAGCCAGGGGATGAAGTTATAATCCCCTCATTTACCTTTGTTTCTACAGCAAATGCCTTCTGTCTGAGAGGAGCCAAGCCCGTTTTCGTTGATATTAGACGTGACACACTCAATATTAACGAGGAGCTCATAGAACAGGCCATCACTGAGCGCACCAAAGTTATCATTCCAGTCCATTATGCGGGTGTGGGTTGCGAGATGGACAGGATTATGGACATTGCACGACGTCATAATCTGTTTGTGGTTGAAGACGCGGCTCAGGGAGTGAGTTCTCAATATAATGGAAAGTACTTAGGGACAATAGGAGATTTAGGGACATACAGTTTTCACGAAACAAAAAATTTTATCTCTGGTGAAGGTGGAGCCCTCGTAATTAACAACGAACGTTTTATTGAACGTGCAGAGATAATTAGAGAAAAAGGAACAAATCGGAGTAAATTTTTTCGCGGTGAGGTGGATAAATATACCTGGGTAGATCTCGGATCTTCTTTTCTTCCTTCTGAAATTGTTGCTGCATTCTTATATGCCCAATTAGAGCATATGGAGGCAATTAACCGAAGACGACAAAAAATTTTTGATTACTATCAACAAGCTCTTCAGCCTCTTGCGAATCAAGGGATCCTGCAGCTGCCTCATATCCCTTCTACATGCACTTGTAACAACCATCTTTTCTATCTTATTCTACCTGACGAGCAAACTCGAAATGAGCTTATGGACTATCTAAAAGCAGTGGGAATTCATGCTGTTTTTCATTATCTTCCACTACATTTATCCTCAACAGGTCGACTCTTTTCAGAAAAAAATGCTCAATTACCGGTAACAGAATACATAAGTGCCTGCCTCCTCAGGCTTCCATTTTATTACGGACTTGCACGCCAAGACCAAAAAAAAATTATTGAAAAAATAAAAAACTTTTTTAATAGCTAA
- a CDS encoding DUF1287 domain-containing protein, translating into MKTISFSLALFLLICSSPVIAQNAQKKAAGDISTGLVQAALERTAHQVTYNGSYRKIAYPGGDVPDNIGVCTDVVIRSYRKIGIDLQKEVHEDMRTNFSAYPKSWGLKRPDTNIDHRRVPNLQVFFKRHGKELPVTKDPQGYKAGELVTWMLPGNLPHIGIVTNRISADGQRPMIVHNIGRGTKLEDMLFRYLITGHYRYP; encoded by the coding sequence ATGAAGACTATCTCATTTTCTCTTGCTCTTTTTCTCCTCATCTGCTCTTCTCCGGTCATTGCTCAGAATGCGCAAAAAAAGGCCGCCGGAGATATCAGCACGGGGCTTGTCCAAGCAGCGCTTGAACGCACTGCTCATCAGGTTACCTATAACGGCAGCTACCGCAAGATCGCCTATCCAGGCGGTGATGTGCCGGACAATATAGGTGTCTGTACCGATGTGGTTATCCGTTCGTACCGCAAGATCGGTATTGATCTGCAAAAAGAGGTGCATGAGGATATGCGGACCAATTTTTCCGCCTATCCGAAAAGTTGGGGGTTGAAGCGACCGGATACAAATATCGATCACCGACGTGTTCCTAATCTCCAAGTCTTTTTCAAGCGTCATGGCAAGGAATTGCCCGTGACAAAGGACCCGCAGGGGTATAAGGCTGGCGAGCTGGTAACCTGGATGTTACCGGGCAATTTGCCCCATATCGGCATTGTGACGAACAGAATATCTGCTGATGGCCAACGTCCTATGATTGTCCATAATATCGGGCGAGGTACCAAACTTGAAGACATGTTGTTTCGCTACCTGATAACAGGGCATTATCGCTATCCATAA